Proteins encoded within one genomic window of Triticum aestivum cultivar Chinese Spring chromosome 2D, IWGSC CS RefSeq v2.1, whole genome shotgun sequence:
- the LOC123048735 gene encoding small RNA 2'-O-methyltransferase, with protein sequence MPTATATPKAMIHQRYGAKAVYRVDEVREAVDGVCPGLALPQSTRCVYRCQLDIPGVLSVSTPGTFARKKDAEQAAAQIAIEKLGIQPTSNIPNTPEEAWKELIRRISRFFTEENFPTSYHPLVGHLSVTLRRTGDLLGKLPISAIVACDVKVHILCKIIDPKAEFDPLLVLSMIYNAAKQSLGVSVSSRNLWIQSQRPYSPEAVDLALQRWSGISDPIRVEAVLIPCVMEDEPKMVSLNISENEHYMGDIASKLSATDSSHVLVSRTVDKASPEMRFYFPAPDVQFVSDLSKQLVDDRGDRNMNCVINKRASYISGQTIYGDAVLANVGYTRRDTELQTDHVNLCTYYRILLRKLPDGIYKISKDSILVAELPCVYTRTSWKGPSPRDLLCSFCRLQRLSEPHFAANGVSASCNVLVGSEEMGSPKATSGNQCANDGRIAKENPDMFKCSVKIYSKKRELLLEYSTDYSWSKETDAIQNSALKVLIWFNRYFKQLNTPVEKLYLPKSTDGFTIYPNIFLQEFAMCLSVYGKTSGGDSRTCNAVGYFSMDTSYQQLESSAFLTDIDGQDSGVFPSHGSLACISYSVHLFMKDSRTRYLLEVNNEFEFEIGAGAVRNQLESCATQLSVNQSACFVDQLSDRDLSLAAAGELLLDLSKISRDSCVLEFSVKVLQVTEPLEDRMEKALFNPPLSKQRVEFAVRHINQLHATTLVDFGCGSGSLLDSLLEHPTTLEKIVGVDISRKGLTRAAKSLHQKLSKKLLLQTSVPTAVLYHGSVTDFDSRLYGFDIGTCLEVIEHVEEDQASLFGNVALSSFCPAVLIVSTPNYEYNPILQRSALPNKEEEQEENAGPCKFRNHDHKFEWTRSQFQRWATGLAASHNYTVEFNGVGSSSDEPGYASQIAVFRRMARDQGESSLNEDDSHQPYEVLWEWPNASIPSH encoded by the exons atgccgacggcgacggcgacgcccaAGGCGATGATCCACCAGAGGTACGGCGCCAAGGCAGTCTACAGGGTGGATGAGGTGCGGGAGGCCGTTGACGGCGTCTGCCCCGGCCTCGCGCTGCCGCAGAGCACCAGGTGCGTCTACCGCTGCCAGCTCGACATCCCCGGGGTGCTCAGCGTCTCCACCCCGGGGACCTTCGCCAGGAAGAAGGACGCCGAGCAGGCCGCCGCGCAGATCGCCATCGAAAAG CTTGGTATTCAGCCCACATCAAATATCCCTAATACACCTGAAGAAGCTTGGAAGGAACTTATTCGTCGGATATCTCGCTTTTTTACAGAGGAG AACTTCCCCACATCATATCATCCTCTTGTTGGGCACTTGAGTGTGACACTCAGAAGAACTGGGGACCTCCTTGGAAAGCTACCTATTTCAGCTATTGTTGCTTGTGATGTTAAGGTCCATATATTGTGTAAAATTATTGACCCTAAGGCAGAATTTGATCCTCTCTTGGTTCTTTCAATGATCTATAATGCTGCCAAACAATCTCTTGGTGTATCTGTTAGTAGCAGAAACTTGTGGATTCAGAGTCAAAGGCCTTATTCCCCTGAGGCTGTTGATTTGGCACTTCAGCGCTGGTCTGGTATTTCAGATCCCATAAGAGTAGAAGCAGTTCTTATTCCTTGTGTGATGGAGGATGAACCTAAGATGGTAAGCCTTAATATATCAGAGAATGAACATTACATGGGTGATATAGCATCGAAGCTCTCTGCAACTGATTCATCTCATGTCCTTGTCTCAAG AACAGTTGACAAAGCATCTCCTGAGATGAGGTTTTATTTCCCAGCTCCGGATGTACAATTTGTTTCTGATTTATCAAAACAATTGGTGGATGATCGTGGAGATCGCAATATGAACTGCGTAATAAATAAGCGAGCTTCCTACATTTCTGGCCAAACAATTTATGGAGATGCAGTTTTGGCAAATGTTGGATACACAAGGAGAGATACAGAACTTCAAACTGATCATGTCAATCTATGTACCTATTACAG GATTCTTCTGCGAAAATTACCTGATGGAATTTACAAGATCTCCAAGGACTCAATTCTTGTGGCAGAGCTTCCGTGTGTTTATACTCGTACCAGTTGGAAAGGCCCCTCTCCACGAGATCTCCTTTGTTCTTTCTGTCGCCTCCAGAGGCTATCAGAACCCCATTTCGCTGCCAATGGGGTAAGTGCATCCTGTAATGTCCTAGTGGGCTCTGAAGAGATGGGGTCACCGAAAGCAACCTCAGGAAATCAGTGCGCAAATGATGGAAGGATTGCCAAGGAAAACCCAGACATGTTCAAGTGCTCTGTCAAAATATATTCAAAGAAGAGGGAGCTTTTACTAGAGTATTCTACAGATTATAGCTGGAGCAAGGAAACTGATGCTATTCAGAATTCTGCGTTGAAGGTCTTGATTTGGTTCAATCGTTATTTTAAGCAGCTGAACACGCCTGTGGAGAAGCTCTATCTTCCTAAGAGCACTGATGGCTTCACGATATATCCAAATATATTTTTACAAGAATTTGCAATGTGCTTATCTGTCTATGGCAAGACAAGTGGTGGTGACTCAAGAACATGCAACGCAGTTGGATATTTTTCCATGGATACATCATATCAGCAGCTTGAAAGCAGTGCATTTTTGACAGACATTGATGGTCAAGATTCTGGTGTTTTTCCGTCCCATGGATCGTTGGCTTGCATAAGCTACAGTGTTCACCTGTTTATGAAGGACAGCCGAACGAGATATCTCCTAGAAGTCAATAATGAGTTTGAGTTTGAGATAGGGGCTGGAGCTGTAAGGAATCAGCTTGAATCATGTGCAACTCAACTCTCAGTTAATCAAAGTGCATGCTTTGTAGATCAACTGTCTGATAGGGATTTGAGCCTGGCTGCAGCTGGTGAGTTGTTACTGGACCTTTCCAAGATATCTAGAG ACAGCTGCGTCTTGGAGTTCTCCGTAAAGGTGTTGCAAGTAACTGAACCTTTAGAAGATAGAATGGAGAAGGCCTTGTTCAATCCTCCTTTATCTAAACAGAGAGTTGAATTTGCTGTTCGGCACATCAATCAGCTGCATGCCACAACATTG GTTGATTTTGGTTGTGGATCTGGTAGTCTTCTCGACTCACTGTTAGAGCATCCAACAACCCTTGAAAAAATTGTTGGTGTTGATATTTCTCGAAAGGGTCTTACAAGAGCGGCAAAG AGCCTTCATCAGAAGCTTAGCAAGAAACTCTTGTTACAAACTAGTGTTCCAACAGCTGTGCTCTATCATGGATCAGTAACAGATTTTGATTCTCGCTTATATGGGTTTGATATTGGCACCTGTCTTGAG GTGATTGAGCATGTGGAGGAGGACCAAGCAAGTTTATTCGGCAACGTTGCATTGAGTTCATTCTGTCCGGCGGTGCTCATTGTCTCGACACCCAACTACGAATACAACCCTATCCTCCAGAGGTCAGCTTTGCCAAACAAGGAAGAGGAGCAGGAAGAAAACGCTGGACCTTGCAAGTTCCGCAACCATGACCACAAGTTCGAGTGGACGAGGTCCCAGTTCCAGCGCTGGGCTACCGGCCTCGCTGCAAGCCACAACTACACTGTGGAGTTCAATGGCGTCGGCAGCTCGAGCGACGAACCTGGCTATGCTTCCCAGATTGCTGTTTTCAGAAGAATGGCGAGAGATCAAGGTGAATCTTCCCTGAACGAGGATGATTCGCATCAACCTTATGAAGTTCTCTGGGAATGGCCGAACGCATCTATACCGTCTCACTGA